The nucleotide sequence ACGTTGTTGATCTCGGCGCTGGAGGCGTCCAGCCGGCCCATGGTCTGGTTGGCCCGCTCGGCCGCGGTGGCCGCCTGGTTGGCCACCTTGGCGGCGTCCACCGCCTGACGGGCGATTTCCTTGATGGAGGCGCTGATCTCCTCGGCGGCGGTGGCGACGGTGGCCACCGACTTGCTCACCTGCTCGGAGGCCCCGGCCACCACGTTGGCCTGCGAAGCCGTCTCCTCGGCGTTGCTGCTGAGCTGGGTGCCAGCGGCGCTTAATTCCTGGGACGAGGCGGCCAGGGTGTCGGAGGTTTCGGCCAAGGATTTCATGTTTTTGCGCAAATTGATGACCATGGAGTTGACGGCCTGGGCCAGTTGGCCGATTTCGTCGGAGCGGGCGATGGACAAGGTTTGGGTGAGGTCACCGGCGGCGACCTGGGTGGTCAAACCGATGGCCTGCTTCAGGGGCGGGATGATGTGGCGAACGATGAAGAAGGACAAGGCGATGCCGGCGAGCAAGCCGGCGATTACGCCGATGACGATGATCACGGTGGAGCTGTGCAAGGCGCCCGCTGCGGTTTTGGCTTCGTTGGAGCTGATGGCGATGGCATTGGAGCAGACTTGGTCCGCCTGAGTTAACACTGCATCGGCGACCATCTGGCGGGTTCGGTTCAATTCCTCCCGGGTCTGCCAGTCCTTGAGGAATTCTTCCATGGTCTTTTTATAAGCCTCGGCGGCTTTTTCCGCGGCTGCGAGCTGGCGGAGGTTCACGTCCTGCCGGGTCAGGGAGCGGAGTTCGGCAAACTTGGGCGGGAGGTCGGCGAATTTTTTGAGGGTCTCCTGAAAGAGCGGGACATTGCGGGTGGCTTGCGCCTTGAAATTACCCACGCGGATAAAGTTGCCGATCTCGAGGACTTCATTGATCAAGTTAATTTTCCTTACGCGCTCGCTCACCTGGATAGCATCGAGCGTCTGAGCTTGATTGGTCTGGCTCAACAAGGCGGCGAGGGCGGCGTTTTGGGCCTCGAGATAACCGAGACATTCCCGCACGAAAGCGGCGGCGGCGGTATCCATTTCCTGGCGTCCGGTTTTTAGCTGTCCATTGATTTCGACGGTTTGTTGGGCCAGCCGCTCATATTCAGCGGCTTTCTGTCCGGCTACTTTGGCGGCTTCATTCAGGAAATCGAGGCTGGCGCCGCGTTCCCTGGCCAGTTCCTGCGCCTTTTGAATGGATTCTTTGGTTTCATTCAGGCGTTGCAGGCCCAAGGCGAGGAAGTTGGTGTCCTCGGTGTAGGCGTAGCCGCGCATTTGATACATGGTCCACAGGGCGCTGGCCTCCACGGCGCTGGCGAGGTCGGTGGCGGGCATGTAATCGGCGGCGATGCGGTTGGCGGTGGATTTGACGCGCATCATTTGGACGGCAGCGAGGCCACCAATGAGGAGGGTGATTACGATCAAGCCGGCGAAACCGGCGGTTATTTTTGCACTAAGTTTCATAACAGGTTGGGTTGGGGGGTTAGAGTGGTTGTTTCCAAAATTTGGTGATGGATCAGGACAGGGAGATGGCCTTGGTTTCGTCGAGGAGGAGCAGAAGGCGGTCGTCCCGGCGGGCGACGCCGCGCAAGAGGGCGCGGATGGCGGCATCCACTGTTTCCGGGGGTTCCTCGAGGATGTCGGGGGACACTTCCTGGACATCCTCCACCTGGTCCACCATGAGGCTGACGGCGCCATCGCCGTCGGAGAGCAACACGTGGACCGGCGCGGCATCGGCCTGGCGCTCGGGGAGGCCGAGGCGGCGGCGCAAATCGATGGCGGTGACGATCTGGCCGCGGAGATTGAGGAGGCCGCGGATTTCCGGGGCGGCGAGGGGGACGGGGGTCATGGCCTGGTTGCGCACGACCTCCTGGACGCGGGTGACGGGGGCGCCAAAGAGGTAACGGTCCACGGTAAAGGTGCAAAAAAGCTCGGCAGTTTTCATAGGGGGGTCAGGTCAAACGGTGGCGGTTATGAGGCCGGCGGCCTGCACGACGCCCGGGACGTCCACCAGCTCGGTGGTGCGGCCTTGGATGACGCAGCGGCCCTGGATGCCGGGGCGGGCCTCGTGGGCATCCAATTCCACGGCCTGTTCGAGGATGTCGAGGATGGAGCCGACCACCAAGCCGACGGTGCGGTCGTGGCTGGAGTACACCACCACATTGAGATCGCCGTCCTCGGGCTCGGCGTAGCCCAGGAAGTGGCTGAGGCGGACGAGGTCCATCAATTTGCCGCGGTATTGGACGACCTCGCGGCCGCCGGCCTGTTCGACGCGAGCGCGGGGGATTTTCTCGAGGCGGCCGACGGTGGCGAGGTCAATGGCCAGCCGCTGAGGGCCGAGGGCGCAGAGGAGCAGTTGGCGGGCGGCGGTCTGGCGGGCGGTGGCGGTGGCGTCGAGGCGATGGCGCTCGTGATCCTGCATCTGGCGCAGCACGCGCGCGTGCTGGGCGAGGCCGAGGACATCGAGGATCAGGGCCACGGTGCCATCGCCGAGGACGGTGGCGCCGGCGAAGACGGGGATGCGTTTGAGGTGCTTGCCCAGGGGCTTGACCACGATTTCGCAGGTGTCGTTGATGCAATCCACCACAAGGCCGAATTGTTGATTGTCGGCCTGCAAGACCACGATGTTGACGGCTCCCTGGTCGTCCATGGCCGGGGGGATATGGAAGACGCGGGACAAATAGACCAGAGGGAGGAGGCGTCCGCGCAAGCGGCAGACGGGCGCGCCCATGATTTCTTCGATCTGGCGGCGGCGCTGCTCGGCCTCGACGCGGACCAGTTCGACGAGGTTGACCTGGGGGACGGCGTAACGCTGGGAGCCGCAGGTGACCAAGAGCGCCGGGATGATGGCGAGGGTGAGGGGGATTTTAATTTTGACGGTGGTACCCTGGCCGGGGGTGCTTTCCACGTCCACGCTGCCGCCGAGTTTTTCGATGTTGGTTTTGACGACGTCCATGCCGACGCCGCGGCCGGAGACATTGGTGACTTTTTCGGCAGTGGAAAAGCCGGGGAGGAAGAGCAAGTGGAAGGCCTCGCGGTCGGTCATGCGATGGGCCTGCTCGGCGGTGATCAGGCCTTTTTCGAGGGCCTTGGCCTTGACTTTGGCCGGCTGGATGCCCCGGCCATCGTCGGTGACCTCGATGTTGACCTGGCCGCCTTCATGGAAGGCCCGCAAGGTGAGATGGCCGGTTTCAGGTTTGCCGGCGGCCTTGCGCTCGGCGGGGGGTTCGAGGCCGTGGTCGAGGGCGTTGCGGACCAGGTGGAGCATGGGGTCTTTGATGGCCTCGATGATGGCGCGGTCCAGCTCGGTATCCTGGCCAATCAGTTCCAGTTGGACCTGGCGTCCCAGGGCCATGGCGGTGTCGCGGACCACGCGGGGGAGCTTGTTCCAGGCGTTTTGAATGGGTTGGAGGCGGGTTTTCATGACCTCCTCCTGCAACTCCGTGGTAACGAGATTGAGGCGCTGGGCGACGGTGTTGAGCTGGGTGTGCTCGGAGTGGTCACTGAGCTGCAGGATTTGGTTGCGGGCGAGGACGAGCTCGCCCACCAGATTCATGAGGCGGTCGAGCAGGCCAACGTCCACCCGGACATGGCTTTCGGCGACGCTGGCGGTGGTGGAAGCCGCCGGGGCGACAGCAGGGGCCGCTTCACTTTCCTTGTGGGGCACCGGGCCAGGATTGGGATGGGTCTGCTCCCCTGCCCCGGCGCCGGGCGCTGGCGCCGGGGATGGGGTGGGATGCTCCGGGGCGGATTTTGGCGCCGCGTCCGCCGCCGGGGCAGGCTGGTTTTGGAGCAGGCGATTGATTTTCAAAGTGAGGGGCGTGTGTTGCAGGGCGGCATCGTGGCCCTGGGCTTCGATCATGCCGAGGGCCTGTTGGAGGGTATCCACGAGATTGAGCAAGAGCGTGGTGATTTCCTGGTTGACGGCCATGCGGCCATCGCGGAGGCGGCTGAGCAGGTTTTCGCCGGCGTGGGTGAGGGCCTCGAGCTTTTTAAGCCCCAAAAAGCCGCTGGCACCCTTGATGGTGTGAACAGCGCGAAAGATGCGCGACAAGATGTCGCGGTCCTGCGGATTTTTTTCCAAGGCCACGAGGTCGGCCTCCACCTGGGCGAGGTGTTCGCGGCCTTCGGCGATAAACTCGCGGATTAGTTCAATGTTGTCCATGCGACCCAAGGTCAAAGGTTCGAGCGATGCCAATCCCCCGGGAGGGGTGGGCAAAAGTCCCTATCGGCAGGCATGGGCCAAACTTGAGCAGGTTTTTTTTGAGCGGCAGATGGTGTGGGAAACTTTCCCTAAACTTTTCCAGTCAACTGCCGATGCCAGGAGTGCTGCAGTGGATGCCCCTGCCGCGACGGGGGCGCAAGTTGCAAGCCAAACGATGGGGAAACCCGCAAATGAATGTTTATTTTTTGGATGACGGGCAAAGCTTGTGGCCCGCGGTGCGCGATCGGCTGCTGCCGGAGCTAAGCGGCCGGGGGCATGAAGTGTTGCCGCGGGAGGACGCGCAAGCCGTGTTGGAACTGCTGCGCACCACGCACGAGCCATCAGTCACGGTGGTGGGGCCCAAGCTGCATGGGATGAGAGGGCTGGAATGGGTGCGGCGCTTGCGCGGCACCGATTGCGCGGTGCGCCCGCATGTATTGCTGGCGCTGGAAGAGGACACGGCCCGGGCGGTGATTGAGGGGTTCCAGGCTGGCGCCGATGACTGCGTTCCCGCCCCGTGGCAGGCCGAGGTGTTTGCGGCGCGGACGGTGGCCGCCGTGCGGCTGGCCAATCATCAGCGGCAGTTGCTGGAGGAGATCAAGCAGCGGGATCACCTGCTATCGCAAATGGTGTCGCCGTTGAAAGGGGAGAACAAGCAGGCCGCGGCCGCCAAGGTGGAATCGCCGGCCGCGGATTCCGGCCATGGCAAGCCCACCGCGGCCGCCCCGGCCCGACAGGAGGCGAAAGAGATCCTGGCGGAAATCATGCCGGTGGAAATGGTGGAGCGGTTGGTGGCGGAGACGCTTTTTTCGATGGGCTTCAGCGAAAGCGAGCCGGAGATTCAGCCGGACCGGCCGCTGGAAAATCCGTTCAGTCTGGTGCACTTTCTGATCCTGCCGGAGAAGACGCTGTGGCTGGATTTGTTGCTGGAGGCGGATCGGACCTCCGGTCGCAAACTGTTCGAGGCGTTCAGCGGGATGGATGCCGAGAGCGCCGCGGAAAGCGATTTGATGGATGCCTTGGGGGAGACCTTGAACCTGATTCAGGCCGCCCTGAAGGCGCGCTTCAAGGCCGCGAAATGCGACATTCTAACTCCCGTCGTGCCGCAATACGTGCCCCCGGACAAACTGCCGCCCGGGCTGCAACAATCCATCTATTCGCGGCACATTTATGGGATGGGCGAGATTCAACTGCGTTTTACGCTGTACGTGCACGGGCGGCCTGTGACACGGAAGCCGTTGAAGGCGCTCTCGCTGGGGGATGTGCTGGCGGAGCCGCTGCGGCCGGGGGAGGATTCGGATTTGGTGATCATCAACAAAGGGACGCAACTGGTGGGCCGCTACTTGGAAAAGGCGGCGGGGGTGGCGGAGAATGCGCCGGAGAAGTTGTATCAGCCGATCGTGGAGCCTTCGCTGCTGGGGCTGGCGGTGTGCAAGAAGTGATGGGGGCCGGAGAGGTCAGCCGGCGGTGGGGTGGTGAGAAAATATCTGGCCGTCGCGCAGCTCGACGACGCGGGCGGCCCGCGCGGCGATGGCGGGGTCGTGGGTGGCGATGACCAGCGCGGTGTGATGCTCCTGCTGGAGAGAGATTAGCAAATCAATGATCTGGCCGCCGGTGTGGCTGTCGAGGTTGCCGGTGGGTTCATCGGCCAGGATGACATCCGGCTGGTTGATCAAGGCGCGCGCCAGGGCGACGCGCTGCTGTTCACCGCCGGACAACTGGCGGGGGCGGTGGCGGAGGCGGTCGGCGAGGCCCACGCGGGCCAGCAGCTCGCGGGCGCGAAGCTCGGCCCGGGCGGGGGGCACACGGGCCAGCCGGGCGGGGAGGCAGACATTTTCCAGCGCATCGAGTTCCGGCAGGAGGTGGTAGGCTTGAAAGACGAGGCCGATGTGCCGGTTGCGCATGGCGGCCAGTTGCAGGGGGGACATTTGATGGACGGGCAGGCCGCGGAAGAAGATTTCGCCGCCCGTGGGCTGGTCCAGGCCGGCGAGCAGATGGAGCAAGGTGCTTTTGCCCGCGCCGGAAGCGCCGCGCACGGCGACAAATTCGGCCGGCTGGATGGCGAGGGTGACGCCGCGAAGGACGGGGACGGCCTGGCCGTCCACGCGGAAGGTGCGGCGCACATCGCGGGCGGCCAGGAGGGGGGTGGCGGGAGTGGGGAGGGACTCACTCATAGCGCAGGGCCTCCACCGGATGCAGGCGCATGGCCCGCCAGGCGGGCAGCAGGCCCGCGGCGACGCAGAGGAGCATGGCGCTGCCACAAATCATGATGACATCCCACGGGAGCGTAAGGGCGGGCAGCTCGTGAAAGGCATAGATGCTGGAGGGGAAGAGGTCCATGCCGGTGGCCTGGTTCATGAAGCGGAGGAACTCATTGCGCCAGCGCAACAGTCCGAGGCCGAAGCCGAGGCCGGCGGCGACCCCCAGGACGCCCACGAGGAGGCTCTGGCTGAAGAAGAGCCAGGCGACCTGGCGATGAGTGGCGCCCAGGCTTTTGAGGATGCCGATTTCGCGGGTTTTCTGGTACACGAAGGCGATCTGGGTGCCGGTGATGCCGAAGGCGGCGACGATCATGACGACAAAGAGCACGACAAACATGGCCTGTTTTTCGACGGCCAGGGCATTCAAGATGACCGAGTTTTCCTCCATCCAGGTGGAGATGGCGAGCTCGCCGCCGAGCCGCGAGCGCAATTCGGCGCGGATCCGCTCGGCCGCCATGGGGTCGTGCAACATGACGAGCAGGCCGTGCACAGCATCATCCAGATCATATAAATCCTGGGCGTTTTCGAGGGAGGTGGCGATGATGGTGGCGTTGTACTCGTAATGGCCCACGTCGAAGATGCCGGTGATGGTGTAATCGTCGGGCAAGATGGCCTGCTCATTGGTTTGGCCGAGGCTCTGGCGCATTTTCTGCAAATTGCGGGGCGAGTACACGGCCAGGCGGTCGCCCACGGTGACGCCCAAACTGGCGGCACATTCACTGCCGATGACGAGGGTGCGTCCGGTGAGATTGAATTCTCCCCGGCGGATGCTGGCCGGGAGGCGGCTGACGGAGGCCTCCAGCGCCGGTTCGACGCCGCGGACGTAGGGGGTGAAGACAACGGGGTTGCGGTTGGAGTTGCCGGTTTGGGTTTCCACCAGGACGGGCCCCAGCACGAAGGGGGCGGCGCCGCGCACGCCGGGGCAGGAGAGGGTCTGCGCGCGCAATTTTTCCCATCCTTCCAGGGGATGCTGGGGATGAAAGATTTTGAGATGGGCGTTGAAGCCGAGGATTTTGTCGCGCAACTCCCGGTCAAAGCCGCTCATGACGCTGATGACGACGATGAGCATGCCGACGGCGAGCATGACGCCCACCACGGCGATGAGCGTGATGACTGACACATAGGTGCCCCGGGGCCGGAAGTAACGCAGCGCCAGGAACAGTTCAAAAGGCAGCCTCGACACAGCCGTGTAGCGTCCAAAGCCCGCCCGGTTGTGGCAAGCATAATGTGCGGGAGGCCGGCGGTGGTGGGCGAGGGGCTGGCCGGGGCAAGGCCAGCCAGCCGGGAAGAGGCCCCCGCAGGGAGGGTGTGGCCAGGGTGGTCATCCCGAAGCAACGGCGCGGGTTGCCGGGCGCTTCCGCGCTTGCTAAGGAGGGGGGGTGTGGTAAGCTTCGGTAATGGAAGAAAAGCCAAAAGTATTCCCCCTGGTTTTATGGTTGTGCTGTGTCTGCCTGCCGTTAAACGCGCAAATTCCGGCGCCTGGCAGTGAAGGTCGCACGAAGCTGCCGTGGCTGGCGAATTACACCGAAGCCTTGAAGCGGGCGGAGCGGGAGAAAAAGCCCATATTGTTGGAGGTCACGACGGACTGGTGCAGTTGGTCCAAGAAGATGGAGCGGGAGACGTTTGCGGACAAGGAAGTGCAAAAGGAGCTGGGGGAGTTTGTGCTGGTGCGGCTCAACGCGGAAGAAGAAGCGAATGAGAGCGTGGTGAAGGAGTACGGCGTGGACAACTATCCCACGCTGCTGGTGGTGAATTTCAAGGGGGAAGTGGTGGGGCAAAGTGACGGCTTCATGGACGTGAAGGACATGAAGGAATTGCTGCAGAAGCACAAGGTGCTCTTCAAAGGCAATCCGCTGGGTTACAAGGAGGTGCAACTGCCGCCGAAGGACCCGCTGTTTGCGGCGCTGGAGAAAGCGGGCCAGCTGGCCGAGAAGGCGCGGGAGGGGGGCTATGTGCAACTGCTGGATCATTACGAGGGCAAGATACAGGCCGATGGCCGGGAGCGGGCGGTGGTCCGCTCGACCTATCTGGTTTTGGAAGAGGACGCCTACCAGTTGCCGAAACCGTCCCGGACGGTGGACACGAGCCGGATGAAGGTGACGTTCAAAACGGTGCGCATACTTAATGAACGGGGCCAGGGGCGGGAGGTGGACACGCGGCTGGTGAAGACAGAGAATGTGTATGTGGATGAGAGCATTTATTGGGACGTCAAGCAGGTGGAGCTGCCGATCCCGGCGCTGAAGAAGGGGCAGATTCTGGACATCATTGAGGAATGGGAGAAGGAGCCGATTGTGGCGGGGCATTTTTTCCTGCGCTGGAGCACGGGGTGGCATGTGTTGATTGACTCCGACATCATACTGACGTTTCCGAAAAACCTGCCGTTGCGGCGCAAGGCGCAACGCTGTCCCACGCCGGTCGAGGAAAAGACCCTGGCCGATGGCACGGTGCAATGGCGGCTGCGGACCTCCCATCTGGAGAATGATTCGATGGAGACCTTCACCTCGGGCATGGATTACTGGGAGGGCATGATTTTTTACACGCCCCTGAGTCCGGATGATGTGGCGCGGTGGTACAGCGGCCTGTGCAAGGGGCGGGAGCAGTTGCCGCCGGAGGCGAAGAGCCGGCTGCGGGAGATCATGGGCAAGCATGCGGGGGCTGCCGAGCGGTTGCAGGCGATCATGGACTGG is from Verrucomicrobiia bacterium and encodes:
- a CDS encoding ABC transporter ATP-binding protein, whose amino-acid sequence is MSESLPTPATPLLAARDVRRTFRVDGQAVPVLRGVTLAIQPAEFVAVRGASGAGKSTLLHLLAGLDQPTGGEIFFRGLPVHQMSPLQLAAMRNRHIGLVFQAYHLLPELDALENVCLPARLARVPPARAELRARELLARVGLADRLRHRPRQLSGGEQQRVALARALINQPDVILADEPTGNLDSHTGGQIIDLLISLQQEHHTALVIATHDPAIAARAARVVELRDGQIFSHHPTAG
- a CDS encoding chemotaxis protein CheW, with the protein product MKTAELFCTFTVDRYLFGAPVTRVQEVVRNQAMTPVPLAAPEIRGLLNLRGQIVTAIDLRRRLGLPERQADAAPVHVLLSDGDGAVSLMVDQVEDVQEVSPDILEEPPETVDAAIRALLRGVARRDDRLLLLLDETKAISLS
- a CDS encoding thioredoxin family protein, producing the protein MEEKPKVFPLVLWLCCVCLPLNAQIPAPGSEGRTKLPWLANYTEALKRAEREKKPILLEVTTDWCSWSKKMERETFADKEVQKELGEFVLVRLNAEEEANESVVKEYGVDNYPTLLVVNFKGEVVGQSDGFMDVKDMKELLQKHKVLFKGNPLGYKEVQLPPKDPLFAALEKAGQLAEKAREGGYVQLLDHYEGKIQADGRERAVVRSTYLVLEEDAYQLPKPSRTVDTSRMKVTFKTVRILNERGQGREVDTRLVKTENVYVDESIYWDVKQVELPIPALKKGQILDIIEEWEKEPIVAGHFFLRWSTGWHVLIDSDIILTFPKNLPLRRKAQRCPTPVEEKTLADGTVQWRLRTSHLENDSMETFTSGMDYWEGMIFYTPLSPDDVARWYSGLCKGREQLPPEAKSRLREIMGKHAGAAERLQAIMDWVTKDIRYVSLAFKMSTHQPHPVKDTLSRKYGDCKDQSLLVMALCREAGMEAHLVLLGEEFAEEPDLETLSVEKFNHCIVQVKTGGKTYYLDPAAGPRKVGQMVRQYASQPALVIEGQQGKVVTLPAYDTQANRDHIHVIFEITPEGGGIITEKMRREGEPARQYKEEIKDTNRDKFRKALEERFKGAGGKVLEFSVTSPTEEGEVFESLLKVRLPRVGMRLANGLMLQLGNTPTMNPEVITEDRQRPFRFEASDPLRRTIEVILPEGAKLADEPESLEIQEPFLKAYRKFKVDGNILRLEEHFEFLPARLPVSEKDKVRETFRRWHENRTMAHRIELPRK
- a CDS encoding methyl-accepting chemotaxis protein, which translates into the protein MKLSAKITAGFAGLIVITLLIGGLAAVQMMRVKSTANRIAADYMPATDLASAVEASALWTMYQMRGYAYTEDTNFLALGLQRLNETKESIQKAQELARERGASLDFLNEAAKVAGQKAAEYERLAQQTVEINGQLKTGRQEMDTAAAAFVRECLGYLEAQNAALAALLSQTNQAQTLDAIQVSERVRKINLINEVLEIGNFIRVGNFKAQATRNVPLFQETLKKFADLPPKFAELRSLTRQDVNLRQLAAAEKAAEAYKKTMEEFLKDWQTREELNRTRQMVADAVLTQADQVCSNAIAISSNEAKTAAGALHSSTVIIVIGVIAGLLAGIALSFFIVRHIIPPLKQAIGLTTQVAAGDLTQTLSIARSDEIGQLAQAVNSMVINLRKNMKSLAETSDTLAASSQELSAAGTQLSSNAEETASQANVVAGASEQVSKSVATVATAAEEISASIKEIARQAVDAAKVANQAATAAERANQTMGRLDASSAEINNVVKVITTIAEQTNLLALNATIEAARAGEAGKGFAVV
- a CDS encoding ABC transporter permease translates to MSRLPFELFLALRYFRPRGTYVSVITLIAVVGVMLAVGMLIVVISVMSGFDRELRDKILGFNAHLKIFHPQHPLEGWEKLRAQTLSCPGVRGAAPFVLGPVLVETQTGNSNRNPVVFTPYVRGVEPALEASVSRLPASIRRGEFNLTGRTLVIGSECAASLGVTVGDRLAVYSPRNLQKMRQSLGQTNEQAILPDDYTITGIFDVGHYEYNATIIATSLENAQDLYDLDDAVHGLLVMLHDPMAAERIRAELRSRLGGELAISTWMEENSVILNALAVEKQAMFVVLFVVMIVAAFGITGTQIAFVYQKTREIGILKSLGATHRQVAWLFFSQSLLVGVLGVAAGLGFGLGLLRWRNEFLRFMNQATGMDLFPSSIYAFHELPALTLPWDVIMICGSAMLLCVAAGLLPAWRAMRLHPVEALRYE
- a CDS encoding chemotaxis protein CheW, whose protein sequence is MDNIELIREFIAEGREHLAQVEADLVALEKNPQDRDILSRIFRAVHTIKGASGFLGLKKLEALTHAGENLLSRLRDGRMAVNQEITTLLLNLVDTLQQALGMIEAQGHDAALQHTPLTLKINRLLQNQPAPAADAAPKSAPEHPTPSPAPAPGAGAGEQTHPNPGPVPHKESEAAPAVAPAASTTASVAESHVRVDVGLLDRLMNLVGELVLARNQILQLSDHSEHTQLNTVAQRLNLVTTELQEEVMKTRLQPIQNAWNKLPRVVRDTAMALGRQVQLELIGQDTELDRAIIEAIKDPMLHLVRNALDHGLEPPAERKAAGKPETGHLTLRAFHEGGQVNIEVTDDGRGIQPAKVKAKALEKGLITAEQAHRMTDREAFHLLFLPGFSTAEKVTNVSGRGVGMDVVKTNIEKLGGSVDVESTPGQGTTVKIKIPLTLAIIPALLVTCGSQRYAVPQVNLVELVRVEAEQRRRQIEEIMGAPVCRLRGRLLPLVYLSRVFHIPPAMDDQGAVNIVVLQADNQQFGLVVDCINDTCEIVVKPLGKHLKRIPVFAGATVLGDGTVALILDVLGLAQHARVLRQMQDHERHRLDATATARQTAARQLLLCALGPQRLAIDLATVGRLEKIPRARVEQAGGREVVQYRGKLMDLVRLSHFLGYAEPEDGDLNVVVYSSHDRTVGLVVGSILDILEQAVELDAHEARPGIQGRCVIQGRTTELVDVPGVVQAAGLITATV